From Channa argus isolate prfri chromosome 21, Channa argus male v1.0, whole genome shotgun sequence, one genomic window encodes:
- the slc38a2 gene encoding sodium-coupled neutral amino acid symporter 2 produces the protein MSQNSGETEMSDISPQDYYPDFPKKVPLGSLHSDIEAESQKFLPEHNLDKKKYETEYHQGTASFGMSVFNLGNAIMGSGILGLSYAMANTGIALFVILLVAVAIFSLYSVHLLLKTANEGGALVYEKLGYKAFGLPGKFAASISITMQNIGAMSTYLFIVKYELPLVIESFLGSKNDEWYTNGDYLVLLVTLVIILPLSLLRNLGYLGYTSGLSLLCMVFFVIVVIIKKFQIPCPLPIDDKALNETMREFLNMTVPHLNTTAVNYTEDACTPKYFVFNSQTVYAVPILTFAFVCHPAILPMYEELKDRSRRKMQGVANVSFLAMFIMYLLAALFGYLTFNSRVGPELLHTYSKVYSVDVVLLIVRLAVLTAVTLTVPVVLFPIRTSVNHLLCPGRDFSWIRHTIITVVLLIGTNTLVIMVPTIRDIFGFIGASAAAMLIFILPSAFYIKLVKKESMMSVQKIGALAFLLCGFIVMFGSMTLIMLDWINNPSANTEANGQ, from the exons ATGTCACAGAACAGTGGTGAAACTGAAATGAGTGACATCTCTCCCCAAGATTATTACCCAGACTTTCCTAAGAAGGTCCCACTGGGCAG CCTACACAGTGATATAGAGGCGGAGAGTCAGAAATTCCTCCCTGAACACAACCTGGACAAGAAGAAGTATGAGACTGAATAT CACCAGGGCACTGCTTCCTTCGGCATGTCCGTCTTTAACCTGGGCAACGCCATCATGGGTAGTGGGATCCTGGGTCTTTCCTACGCTATGGCCAACACTGGCATCGCCTTATTTGT GATCCTCCTTGTGGCAGTTGCCATCTTTTCTCTGTATTCTGTCCATTTGCTGCTGAAAACGGCCAATGAAGGAG GTGCACTGGTGTATGAGAAGTTGGGCTACAAAGCCTTCGGACTTCCAGGCAAATTCGCTGCTTCCATCTCCATCACCATGCAGAACATTGGAG CCATGTCAACCTACCTCTTCATCGTCAAATATGAGCTGCCCCTCGTCATCGAATCCTTTCTGGGATCCAAAAATGA TGAATGGTACACTAACGGAGATTACCTGGTGCTGCTAGTGACACTTGTCATTATCCTGCCCCTGTCGCTGCTCAGGAACTTGG GTTACCTTGGTTACACCAGTGGCCTGTCCCTACTCTGCATGGTGTTCTTTGTGATTGTG GTGATAATCAAGAAGTTCCAGATCCCGTGCCCTCTGCCCATAGACGACAAAGCTCTGAACGAAACAATGAGAGAATTCCTGAACATGACCGTGCCCCACCTCAACACCACCGCTGTAAACTACACCGAGGACGCATGCACACCCAAATACTTTGTCTTCAATTCACAG ACTGTCTACGCTGTTCCCATTCTGACCTTCGCCTTCGTGTGCCACCCCGCCATCCTGCCCATGTACGAGGAGCTCAAAGA CCGTTCCCGCAGAAAGATGCAGGGCGTCGCCAACGTGTCCTTCCTGGCCATGTTCATCATGTACCTGCTGGCTGCACTCTTCGGATATCTGACCTTCAACT CGCGTGTGGGGCCCGAGCTGCTGCACACCTACTCTAAGGTCTACAGTGTTGATGTGGTGCTGCTGATCGTCCGTCTGGCTGTGCTGACCGCCGTCACCCTCACCGTCCCCGTGGTGCTCTTCCCT ATCCGTACCTCTGTCAACCACCTCCTGTGCCCTGGTAGGGACTTCAGTTGGATCCGCCACACCATCATCACCGTGGTTTTGCTTATTGGCACCAATACTCTAGTCATCATGGTCCCTACTATCAGGGACATCTTTGGCTTCATCG gcgcttctgctgctgctatgCTTATCTTCATCCTGCCGTCAGCTTTCTACATCAAATTGGTCAAGAAGGAATCCATGATGTCTGTGCAAAAGATCGGG GCCTTGGCATTCCTCCTGTGCGGCTTCATTGTCATGTTCGG